The following is a genomic window from Polaribacter atrinae.
ATATGTAGATTATCAAAGAAAGCTTGAAAGTTTACAAGTGGAGTTGATACGTTTACAAAAATGGGCGATTAATAATAATGAAAGAATAATTATTGTTTTTCAAGGTAGAGATGCTGCAGGAAAAGGAGGGGCTATTAGAAGGCTTACAGAGCGTATTAATCCACGTCACATGCGTATTGTTGCGTTACCAAAACCTTCCGAAGATGAACAGTCTCAATGGTATTTTCAAAGATATGTAGAGCAGTTTCCTAAAGCAGGAGAAATAGTGTTTTTTGATAGAAGTTGGTACAATAGAGCGGTTATAGAGCCAGTGAATGACTTCTGTACCCAAGATGAGTATAATATTTTTATGAACCAGGTAAATGATTTTGAAAGAATGATTTTAGAATCTGGAATTCATTTAGTAAAAATATATATGTCGATTTCTAAAAAAGAACAAGCAAAACGTTTTGCGGACATAAAAAGCGATCCATTAAAGCAATGGAAAATGACCAAGTTAGATGAAAAGGCTCAACTGCTATGGGACGATTATACAGAGTATAAGAAAGCGATGTTTCAAAAAACACATACAGAGCTTTCTCCTTGGAAAATAATTAGAGCAAATAGAAAAACGGAAGCGCGTGTAAATGTGATTAATCATATTTTAAATCGTATTCCTTATGATAAGAATTTAGAGGTTTAAAAAACCAAAAATTCTTTTTAATATTTTAAGCAAAAAAAAGACTTCATATGAAAATATGAAGTCTTTTGAGCGAAAGACCGGGTTCGAACCGGCGACATTCAGCTTGGAAGGCTGACGCTCTACCAACTGAGCTACTTTCGCATTATTGGTAAGCGGTTGCAAATATAACATGTTTTTTAATATCTGCAACCTTTTTTTGAAAAAAATTAATAAAATTTTTTATCGTCTCGTAATACCTTTAAAAAATGGAAGCCATAGATGTTGTATCCTTCATTATAATAGAACTTATGAGATTTAGGATTGCTAGAATATGCATTTAATTCAATAGCTTCACAACCTTTATT
Proteins encoded in this region:
- the ppk2 gene encoding polyphosphate kinase 2 gives rise to the protein MEISPKNLKKLNSKKGLLALLSKEPLYIERAIRYVDYQRKLESLQVELIRLQKWAINNNERIIIVFQGRDAAGKGGAIRRLTERINPRHMRIVALPKPSEDEQSQWYFQRYVEQFPKAGEIVFFDRSWYNRAVIEPVNDFCTQDEYNIFMNQVNDFERMILESGIHLVKIYMSISKKEQAKRFADIKSDPLKQWKMTKLDEKAQLLWDDYTEYKKAMFQKTHTELSPWKIIRANRKTEARVNVINHILNRIPYDKNLEV